The sequence CGGCCCGTTTTGCAAGGTCGGCATAGTTTATGCCGTCTTCAGAAAAACCGGCCAGACGGTTTTCGATGAGCTGCCGTATCTGCTTTGCATCCGGTAGCGAGTATTCAATCACATCGTCGAACCGCCGAAACAAGGCATAATCGAGCATCTGCGGGTGATTGGTTGCCGCAAGAATCATGCTGTTTGAACAGTCATGGTCGATAAATTGTAAGAAACTATTCAATATTCGCCGTATCTCGCCGACATCGTTTCCGGCTGCCCGCATTGCGCCGATAGAATCAAACTCATCGAACAGGTAAATACCCCGATGCTTTTGCAGGGCATCAAAAACGATTCGGAGCTTTGCCGCCGTTTCGCCCATGAACTTCGTGATTATTGATTCCAAC comes from Fibrobacter sp. and encodes:
- a CDS encoding ATP-binding protein, yielding LESIITKFMGETAAKLRIVFDALQKHRGIYLFDEFDSIGAMRAAGNDVGEIRRILNSFLQFIDHDCSNSMILAATNHPQMLDYALFRRFDDVIEYSLPDAKQIRQLIENRLAGFSEDGINYADLAKRADGLSFAEITRACEDAIKEKIIMRKEVVGAKAVARMLDERKKYHSSMTSTYDTGRA